A single genomic interval of Armigeres subalbatus isolate Guangzhou_Male unplaced genomic scaffold, GZ_Asu_2 Contig1120, whole genome shotgun sequence harbors:
- the LOC134202272 gene encoding uncharacterized protein LOC134202272 has protein sequence VNPLSAAPRGTPATVCTMLALFAVCTLVIAQAAAQTPTTQSAATTAASSSSSSTTTGKSQVSDEALEKALSDKRYLMRQLKCALGEVPCDPVGKRLKIRFIRQPRRELHIRRIHTAIDQFAIIIVLYQGHWSTFVRVMFALTAQSGGQQGC, from the exons GTCAACCCACTGTCAGCGGCACCGCGCGGAACCCCAGCCACCGTTTGCACAATGCTGGCTCTCTTTGCGGTGTGTACGTTGGTCATCGCACAAGCAGCCGCCCAGACGCCGACGACGCAATCAGCAGCGACTACAGcggccagcagcagcagcagcagcacaacGACGGGCAAATCACAGGTCTCTGATGAAGCGCTGGAAAAGGCACTCAGCGACAAGCGGTACCTGATGCGGCAGCTCAAGTGTGCCCTCGGCGAGGTGCCCTGCGATCCGGTGGGGAAGCGGTTGAAAA TTCGATTTATTCGACAGCCCCGGCGCGAGCTGCACATAAGGCGCATTCACACCGCGATCGATCAATTCGCCATTATAATTGTCCTCTACCAGGGCCATTGGTCCACCTTCGTGCGCGTAATGTTCGCGTTGACAGCCCAATCGGGCGGTCAGCAAGGGTGTTAA